TCGAGGCGGCTTCATCTATGAGGTCTATGGCTTTGTCAGGTAGGAAACGGTCAGAAATGTAGCGCTGAGATAACTCAACAGCAGCAATTATCGCTTCATCCTTTATTCTGACATGGTGAAATACCTCGTAACGTTCTTTTAAGCCGCGAAGAATGCTAATCGCGTCTAGGGTATCAGGTTCATTAACCATTACTGGCTGGAAACGACGTTCGAGGGCTTTGTCTTTTTCAAAGTACTTCTGGTATTCCTTAAGCGTGGTTGCACCGATAACCCGCAGGTCACCTCGGGCTAAGGCAGGTTTTAGAATGTTTGCGGCATCCATAGCGCCCTCGCTTGCGCCTGCCCCGACCAGCGTGTGAATTTCGTCAATAAACATGACGATTTCGCCCTCAGATGAGATGACTTCTTTTATGACGCTTTTTAGGCGTTCTTCGAATTCGCCCTTGTATTTAGCGCCCGCTATTAGGGCGCCCATGTCGAGGGAGTAGAGTTTTTTGGATTTTAGGTTCTCGGGTACGTCACCGTTTACGATGCGGTGGGCTATGCCTTCGGCTATGGCGGTTTTGCCGACGCCTGGTTCACCGATAAGAATAGGGTTGTTTTTTGTTCGCCTCGATAGGATTTGGAGGACGCGGCGGATTTCTTCGTCTCGTCCAATGACGGGGTCAAGTTTTCCAGTTCTTGCCCGCTCATTTAAGTTGGTTGCAAAACGGTTCAGCGCGTTGTAGGTTTCATCTGTTGTTTGTGAATTCACAGTTGATCCCTTCCTCAATTGCTTAATTGCCTCTTTTAGTTCTTTTTCTGTAACTCCACTACTTTGAAGTAGCCTCGAAGCCGAATCGCCCGAGGATAGAATTGCTAGTAGGAGCTGTTCGAGGGAGACAAATTTGTCTTGGCTCTCAGCAGCTAACTCCTGAGCTTTTCGAAGAACCTTGTTAGAGTTAGTTGATAGGTAGTGTTCTCCGCCGGTGACTTTTGGCAGAGAATCAATCAGCCGCTCAAGCGAGCCCAAAAAGGCGTCCATGTTGATGTTGAAGTGTTTTAGCAGATAAGGAATCACATTGTCGTCAACGGTTAGCAGGGCTTTTAGCAGATGTGCTGGTTCGATGGCTTGGTTTTGCTTGGCAGATGCTATTTCTAAGGCTTTTTGGAGTGCCTCTTGTGATTTAACGGTAAAATTGTCAAAGCTCATAAAGAAGACTCGTTTGGCAAGATATTTGAATTTTTTTGCTTAGAGCCAGCTTAGGCTAATTAACCAAGGAAGAGCAGGGTTGGATAGAACGAATTTGAAGACGCCTTCTGCAACGCAGAAAAAGAAGGCCGCTACCACAAAGATTGCGCCGAACAGCGAGGGGTAGAGCTTGCTGGGTTTAATACCGATTAGTTTGCCGATTATGGCTAACTGTATGGGTGAGAGCACCACGATACCTAGAACGATGCCAATGCATCCGTATTTGTCAATGATTTTTCTGCCGCGTTGCAGCTTTTTTTCCAGCCATGGTCGAAGACCCTTTTTCCAATTCATCAACCCCTCTATCAGGTAAGTAACAAGCAACACGGATAAGAAATTGAGGAGGATAGCTGCCGTAAAAACAAACAGAGGGTCGTAGCCAATTGCCACTCCATACACTATCCCCATGCCGCATTCCAAAGTAAGAGATAACACGATGAAGATTGCAAGCTCGAACACTTATGCACCCATCAGCTTAGTGATTGCTCCTTCGTTAGGGAATATTAATTTTTTGGGTTAATGAGCAAAATAGCGGTAATCGGTTAAAGATGCAGAAGAGTAAAGTTCAGGGGAGTTATGCAAAAATTTATAGCGCAGTTGGCTAAACCAGAAATGGCGACCACGATGGATACAGCAGGCCTTAAAGCACTTCCAAAAACCGAAGTCCCAAAAGCAGCAGAAACCCTAACAGCAGGTGACCTTGATTTTCTGGTTGAAACCCTCAAAGAAAAAGATGACAAACTACGCTACAACGCCTTTTTACTGCTTCAGGCGCATTCCAAAAAACACCCCGCCGTCTATGCGTATTGGGATGAATTAGAAAAGAAACTTGACAGTGACAACTCGTATCAGCGGAGTTTGGGTTTGATGCTGCTCGCTGAGAATGTACGCTGGGATAGCGAAGGCAAATTCGGCGGGACAATCGGCAAGTACTTAGCGTGTTGCCAAGACGAGAAATTCATAACAGCCCGACAGGCAATACAAGGACTCCAAACCATCACAGAAGCCACAGGCAAATACAACTCACAGATAGCGGAGGGGTTGGGGAAGCTGGATATGTCGGTTTACAAGGAGAACCAGCAAAGCCTACTTAAAAAGGACGTAGCAAATGTCTTAAAAGCCATGCAACCAAAAAAGTAGGCTTCTCTTTGAAATAAAAAGAAAAAATGAAGGCTACTTGCAGTTTGCTGCCATTTTTCGCCTTGAAAGTGGCAGATTTTCGCTTTTTACAAAGGGTTATGCAGGAAAAACTAGCAGGTTTGCGTTATTAAGCTATATATAATGGCTCAGAGAGTTGATGAAATCGTATTACGGCTAATTGGGGTAGACCTGATGGATGAAGTCCTTGAAATGCTAGATAGAACCGCAAAGCGGATTCAAAAAACTGTAGATGATGCAAAAGATGCGAATGTGAAGCATTCGGTAATTTTTGACCAGCTCTTGTCTTCGACGGATGCCTCTCAGGAACAGAAAATGAGGGCGTTTGTACGTAAAACTGTGGAGTTGGAGCGGTTGGAATGGTTAAATTCTCAGTTGACTTTGCTGTATTCGCTACAGATTTTCGCCTTCAAAGTCAAAGTGCTCGAAGTCGGAGTGGAAAAAATCAATCAGCAACTCGTCCAGTCAGGTGTTTTGCAGAAAAGCGGCGAAGTGGAGGACATAAAAAAGAACATCGACGCCCTAAAAATCCTCATCGAAGCCCACTATGAATCGATGAAGGAGATCAATGAAACTCAAAACCAAAACTTAGCTTACATCAAATAAGCTAACTCATTTTGTTTTTAAATAAGTTAGGCGGGGAGCGTGGGGCTCCCGCTTTGCGGTTCTCCCTTCAGATAATATAATAAAAAAGAGCAGCCTAAGTGGCTTGTGCCACTAGGTTTTCTGCGTTATTCTTTTTGGGCTTAGAAGAGTTTTTCCCAGCTTGTTACTAAGTCTAGGACTTCTTGGCCTGCTTTGCCGCCGTAACTCTTTAGGCGTTCCCGAGTGTCTTTTTCTGCGATTGCTTTCTTTTGGAATTCTTGCATTTGGGCTGCTTTGTCGGTGAGGTATAGTAAACCGTCAGCGCCCGCGCGTGCCATACGGACTGATACGGTGAGGAGTTCGCTTGGTGTTGGGGTTTCTTTGGGGTCGTCGCCGGGGCCGATGACGTATAGTGCAATGTTTAGCTTTACGTCTTTGAAGAGTTTCTTGAAGTTACGTGTGAGCATTTCCCAGTACCAGGGTGTAGCGTAGTTCTTGCTGAACATGACGACGAACATTTCAGTTGTGAGTGGTAGCAAGTCGTCGAACCAGACGCCGAAACGTTCATAGTTGGTAACAGGGTCTGGTAGGATGCCGATGTAGAGTGGTTTTTTGGCTTTGTTGATTACGCGGTCGCTTGTTGCTGCCATGTAGTCGCTGACTTCTTTGCGTCTCCATTCATACCATGAGAGACCACTTTTTGCGTGGAGTTCTTTACAGCGTGGGCAGATGCAGTGGTGGTGTTCTGCAAAGTGAATGCTGTTTAGCCAGACACCTTGACTTTTGCGTGCTACGTCTTCCATGTAGTCTAGTTGTTCTGCTCTGTGTTCGGGTTGTGTTTGGCAGAGTACTTCCCAGCGTACGTTGAAGTTGTCGTTGGTTCTCCATGCGGGGCCTAGGTCTGATTGGCTAATCCAGTCAGGGTGTAGGCGTGCAGCTACGTTGTCACCGAAAATTGCGACGTTGCTGTACATATCAGCTTTGGGGGGTAATCGTCTTCCGACTTCAGGCTTAGTGCGGAAAAGGTCAAAGTCAAAGCCAGGAACTTTCTTAGCTTCAAACATGTATGTGCCGAATTTCAATTTGATTCTACCTTTTTAGAACAGAAAACGTGCGGCGCGGTTATAAAGTTTTGCGTAAAACCCCTCACCATAGGTTTCAAAAAACAAATTGCACACCCAAGGTTGCGTACAATAGCAAAAAGGCGCAAATTAAGTGTTAAGAGCCGTTTCTGAAGCCACACGCCAATCACAAAGTCAACAAATAAAACAATAATCACACAGCTTTGCCTGCTCACATCAGTTGCAACAGAAAACCCAAAAACCTAAACAGGCTCAAGCAAAAATTCTGCAAGTTATCTGCACAATCTTTTTAGGGCATGTGACTCCGCAAGTTTATAACCCCAACACAAAGAAAACTATAGACGGTACTACCATGAGTCAAATGCACTCCAAACAGCCCCAACAAGCCACAGAAGAATTAGGCGTAAATCCGCAGCGTGGCTTAAGCAGTCAACAGGCAGCGCAACGACTCAGCCAGTATGGCAAAAACAGTTTGGTGCAGCCACGCGAAATCCGCTTCCTATCAATTCTGCGAGAAGAAATCACCGAACCCATGATTCTGCTGCTCTTAGCCATAGGCGTCTTATACAGCGTTTTGGGGTTCCTTGCAAACACAGGGTTCACTGATGCAGCAACCATCATAGTCATCATAATAGTCCTTGTCCTAGCCGAGGTCTGGAATGAATACCGCGCCAAACGCTCCGTCAACGCATTACGGCAGTTAGCGCCTCCAACCGCGTTGGTTTTGCGGGATGGGCAACCCGTAGAGGTGGAGACTGCGGTGTTGGTTCCCGGAGATGTGCTTCTGCTTAAAGTGGGGCAACGGATTGCAGCTGATGCACGGCTTTTAGAAGCGTATGGATTAGAAATCGACGAGTCCTCGTTAACTGGTGAGTCGTTTGCAGCTCAAAAAGACGCCAAGGCCGTGTTACCAGCAGAGACGCCAATCATAGACCAAACGAACATGCTTTTTACGGGAACGGTGATTACGCGGGGCAGCGGAAGAGCCCTCGTTACAGCCACGGGCGTACGGACAGAGTTGGGTAGAATTTCAGGCATAACCCAAGCCGCCAAAGAACCCAAAACCGAACTGCAATTGGCGATGAAACAGCTTTCCAAGACGCTGGTTTGGGTGGCGCTGTTCTTTAGCATCTTAATCCCGATTCTCAGTTATGTTCGGGGGTTGCAGCCGGGTCCAGCCGAAGCTGTTCTATATGGGCTGTCATTGGCATTTGTGGTTATCCCCGAAGAGTTGCCCATTATCATCACTATGGTTTTGGGTGTGGGCAGCTACGCGTTGTCTCGTCGAGGCGCCATTGTTAAGCGGCTACGGGCAGCGGAAACTTTGGGCAACGTAACTGTTATAGCAACCGACAAAACAGGCACCATCACCGAAAACAAGATGCGCCTTGAACATCTCTACTTCGACGGCGCTGTCACCGCCTCAGTCAAGTTTGGACCTAACGAGAAATCAGCTCTACGAACGGCACTTCTTGCTAGCGATGCTCCGCGTAACTATAGCGATAAAGCCTTCATAGGCAACCCGATGGCACAGGCGATTCTTGAACGGCTAAAGCAAGAAAACCTCACAATCGCTGAACTCTCCGAGGGCTGGGTACTCAAGAACGAGTTAAGTTTTGATGTTAACCGCAAAGTTGCAAGCTACATCTACCAGTACGGAAACGCTCAGGTTGTTCTCTCGAGTGGGGCTCCTGAGAGAATCTTGGCGAATGCCAGTCGCATCTTGCTTCGAGGAGAGGAAACCGCAATTTCCGACGAGATAAGACAGGAAGCCACTCGGGTGATTGTGGAGATGGCAAAAAGCGGAGAGCGGCTGCTTGCGTTTGGCTACCACCGACTACCGGCGAATGATGAAGCTGGAGTCAATCTTGAAGGGAACATAGTATTTGTGGGGGTTGCAGG
The DNA window shown above is from Candidatus Bathyarchaeota archaeon and carries:
- a CDS encoding small multi-drug export protein, giving the protein MFELAIFIVLSLTLECGMGIVYGVAIGYDPLFVFTAAILLNFLSVLLVTYLIEGLMNWKKGLRPWLEKKLQRGRKIIDKYGCIGIVLGIVVLSPIQLAIIGKLIGIKPSKLYPSLFGAIFVVAAFFFCVAEGVFKFVLSNPALPWLISLSWL
- a CDS encoding cation-transporting P-type ATPase, coding for MQQKTQKPKQAQAKILQVICTIFLGHVTPQVYNPNTKKTIDGTTMSQMHSKQPQQATEELGVNPQRGLSSQQAAQRLSQYGKNSLVQPREIRFLSILREEITEPMILLLLAIGVLYSVLGFLANTGFTDAATIIVIIIVLVLAEVWNEYRAKRSVNALRQLAPPTALVLRDGQPVEVETAVLVPGDVLLLKVGQRIAADARLLEAYGLEIDESSLTGESFAAQKDAKAVLPAETPIIDQTNMLFTGTVITRGSGRALVTATGVRTELGRISGITQAAKEPKTELQLAMKQLSKTLVWVALFFSILIPILSYVRGLQPGPAEAVLYGLSLAFVVIPEELPIIITMVLGVGSYALSRRGAIVKRLRAAETLGNVTVIATDKTGTITENKMRLEHLYFDGAVTASVKFGPNEKSALRTALLASDAPRNYSDKAFIGNPMAQAILERLKQENLTIAELSEGWVLKNELSFDVNRKVASYIYQYGNAQVVLSSGAPERILANASRILLRGEETAISDEIRQEATRVIVEMAKSGERLLAFGYHRLPANDEAGVNLEGNIVFVGVAGFIDPPRREVRGAILSCQQAGIKVIMITGDHPQTAKTIAGQVSIPNSRVLTGSDISNMPDSELKAALRSTFVFARATPEDKLRLVRLLKENGETVAVTGDGINDAPALKEAHIGIAMGLRGTDVAKEAADMILTDDNFATIENAVKEGRRLYSNLRKGVRYYLACKVALVSIFLIPIILGIPLPFAPIQIIVLELFMDLAASATFVAEPQEAGAMKKPPISARERFINKQLLRTLFLGAISLFVAVTVTYLVAWYTASATMTPADAETYARTVAFATWMFGHIFLAFNFRSEQEPLLKEGLLSNKVMLLWALLVFAVLVAGTTLAPLQAALQITSLQALDWVLVVGVAFVSTFWMEAAKLLGKRL